The nucleotide window ACACGAAATCGTTTCAAAGCACTAACTATTGCTAAAGCTTCCAACTCGAAGCTGTGATATCGTGACTCTGCTTCTGTAgttcttttcgaaaaataaaaaattgggtgCATCTTTCCATCTTCTTTCCGTTGCAATAAAATAGCCCCTAACCCTATCGAACATGCATCACAATGTAACTCGGTGTAATCATTCGGGTCATACAACGCAAGTTCTTTTGCCCCAAACGAAAATATCCTTTCCTTTTTTGTCAAGTCGAACAGAGGCTTTGCCAGAACAGAAAAATCCTTCACAAACCTCCTGAAATACGAACACAAACCTATGAAACTTTGTACTGTATGAACGTTTTTTGGCaccggaaaattttttatcgcttCTAGTCCTTTGTCATCCGCCCTTATTCCTTCACCGTCAACAATATAACCCAAATAATTCACGCTTGTTTGTAGAAATTCACACTTGTCTAACCTTAATTCAAGTTTATTTTGAGTTAtcttatttaatactttttctagAATTTGGAAATGGTTCTCTAAATTTTCGGTTGCAATCATGATATCGTCTAAATACACTATAACTTCTCCTTCTTTTAtcatttctgcaaatattttgtgtataaacCTTTGAAACATCGATGGTgcatttttaagtccaaaaGGCATTCTCGTGAATTCAAACTGGCCCAACGGAGTCACAAAAGACGTATATCTCTCTGATTCTGGATGCATATAAACATGAAAAAACCCATTCTTAAGATCAAGTTCTTTTTCGCTAACCGGTCTAACAAGTCATCAATTAATGGAATCGGATAATTATCTTTCGCGGTTACTTTATTCAACGTCCGGTAATCTACACACATTCTAAGAtctcccgtttttttttttactaatacaaTCGGCGACGCATATTCGGACTCGCTTGGTTTGATATATCCCTTTGCTAAATACTCATCTATCAACTTTTGCAACTCCCCTTTTTCTACATACGATAATCGCCGCGGGGAATAATGAAAAGGTTTTATGTTTTCTAACACGAGTCTCATGTTACACTTTACCAATGGTTCATCAGGACGTTCGGCCTGTACATacagttttgtaaatattttatttaattttgtacaaattgaaTGTGATATATTTTTTCCCACATTCAGACTTAGTTCTTTCCCTTTATCAAAATCAATAAGCATTAACCATCTTATATTTCTAgaactttcattattttcactattaCTTTCCACTTCATTAATTTGATCTAATTTCTTATCacccaattttttaatttcatcaacAATACAATTTGTAACCATATTTGCTTTACATCGACTATcactcaaattatttttccgATCTATTAtctcttttcttttattcacatcagttaacgttttatttctatttgcatCAACTATCATTTTCCTATCATTTGTTTCGTCAACAATACACTCAGTTTTATTTATATCACCCACTTTTGTTTTTCTATCATTTGTTTCATTTAACGTAACTATACACTTTTctactttacaatttttattacaatctTTTTTGAACCCGCCCACTTTAGGTTTACCTTCATCGTTTACGCTTGCATATTCAACACTGTTATCATCAACACtcttttttaacttaattaatgTATTCTCTTTGATCTCATCCTTGCATATCAAAACTAAATTACTTGCTTTGAAAAAGTCTCTACCCAAAACTACGTCATACCCCATAGTCTCATCGGCCACTACGATCAAATTTATattgacaaatttattttcaaaacaaacatGACAATTAAATTCACCAAACATttctaatttacttttatttaaaccaaaatatggaatacaaactgaaaaattatcattaaattcAATAGTATCTGGTAAGGATGATCGTTTTACAAAACTTATTGGGCTTCCTGAGTCTATGAGGCATTCTAAAGATAAAATACATTTAGTATTATTACTTacaataaactttaaatatctTACGTATGGGCTCTCATCTGCACGGTTGTTTTGAATCCTCGTTGGACACGTAGCGACTTTATGTTCCATGCTGCCACACCCATAACACGCCCCAACCTCTCGCTTCGGCTTCCGACATGCCACGGCCATGTGTCCAAATGAGTTGCAGTTGAAACATCTGACATTAGTGCGAGGCATCTGCATCGAGTCACGTTTCAATTCAACTCTCCCGAACGCCTGCAGAAGCTGCACTCTTGTAGTGTAGCATTGGATATATGCCTGATTCCGTAACTGCTCGTCCGGCATACCCTCGACAATATGGTCAATCAGCTCGCATTCATCCATATTCAACGGATCTGAcagtaaaactttttcattgtaGTATTTTTGGAAGGTTTCACCAACCGACCACTTGCGCGCTTCAAACTGTTTTCGCAGCAACAACTTGTTGTGTGTTGGTGCAAACACCGCTTGCATTTCTGCAACAAGGCTGTCTATATTTTCGGTGATAAACAGAGGCCTCGCGTGCAGCCACACTCTTGCACTACCTTTCAACTTGCTTATCATTACAGCGCGCAGCGCGCTATGATCAAGGTTAAAAACTTTTCCAGCACTTCTTAACTGTTGAATCCATATGTTGAAATTCGGCCCACCTTCGTATTCTGGTAACAGATCTTTTACCATCTCCAAAGGTATAGCACCGACATTCCTTACCGTAGCGCTATCTTTTTCGTTTCTTACTGTACCTACAGCGCCATCGCTGTTCAAAGCGTCATTGTCTTTTAAAGCGCCGCCGTCGTTCAAAGCGCTGCTGCCGTTGTTCAATGCGCCGCCGTCATTCGAAGCGCTGCTGCCGTTGTTCAATGCGCCGCCGTCGTTCGAAGCGCCGCCGCCATTAATCGTTGCATGTTGTATGTTCGCTTGTCTGTTATATGTTGCGCTGACATTCGTTACGTCGCCATTCACTGAATCATCCCTCTCTGTCACACCAGCGGCCCCGCCCACCACACTGCCCGACCCAAGTTGCACAATCACCAGCTTCAACCGCTCGACTTCTTTGGTCAGGAACTCATTTTGTGTCACCAAATCACGCTCCGCTGTCTCCTCCAAAGGTGATTCACCAACGCCCACCGACTCAACCTCCTCGCCAGCGAAACTAGGGCAATCGCCACGCTCAACCGCAGGCACATCGCCCAACCTTATTGCTAGGGCACTTTTGTTGCCATTAGTCGGGAGCCCCAACCGCTTCAACCACTCACGCAACTGGGCCGCCGTATATATATTAGTATCGATGCactccatttaaaaaaaaatttgttaaaactttGCTACTGTACCCGAATCCCACTTCTGAAATATTGTAGCATGGGATGACCGATTCGTTTAATGGTTGCGTTCGAACTGAACTCTTCTTTATTTTCTCTACACTTTCATGTCGCCAGTTACAAGTTTAAAAACTCAGGGTTGCTTATttgagtaacattaaaataaggtataatacaaattcaatagtacatcagggttgcttattcgagtaacattaaaataaggtatgatacaaattcaatagtacaacaggattgcttattcgagtaacattaaaataaggtatgatACAAATTCAATAGTACAACAGGATTGCTTATTcaagtaacattaaaataaggtaacGATACAACATAATACAGTAACCATATTTATATTGCTACAATTGTTTCTTCTCaagccaattttaatttttgccgcGATGTGATTCTACGTCACTTTGAATAAATAGTTTAACCAAACCCGTAGAGATTTTTTTGCAAGTATAAATTTGCCCTACCCCTTCAAAATAGAAGTTTCTAAAAATTCGCGTAACCACACTTCGACATCGATTTTATCGCTTCCATCAAACCAACAAATAGAGTCTTGTATGTCATGAAAGTTCTTTGAAAAACCagaaatttgagttttttctgtttctttCCCTCTTCTGCACATTGTAGGTTTCTTGTTCGCTTTCAGCATTTCTCCTTTGTTCTCGCCGTTGTTGACATTCAAATAAGATGCTACTTGCGCCAGCGTCGTCAAAACTGCGCATAACATCACCATCATCGTTGTCATTGTCTTCGGCATCTTTGTCATCATCGTCATCTTAGTCGTCACATTCGTTGTCGTCGTTCTCTGCTGCTGCGCATAGCAACATAGCgctttgaaaatttcgaaatatatgCAGTGTCAAATTACTTATACTGCATTGACAGCAAATCGGCAGCTTTCAAACTGTTTTCGATGTAGATCAATTTCTGTGTATAGAGCTCGTCGTTTTCGTTTAGTCTATCTCCTTCTGTTTCGAAAATGCATTTCTGTAAAGCCGTTATACATTCATTTATTGCGTCACtttcttaacaaaaattttgagcgTTATGGCTCTTTTCTTTTTAACACTTTTCTCTTCGtgatgaaatttatatttttcccgTTGGGTTGAGTCCtctgtttcttttctttttaacatttcgcaatgaaatttatatatttcccaTTGGGTTGAGCCCCCAAAATATGTAGGATTTATACTCATGCACTTACATGTTAacttcttttattaaaattaaactcgAGGACTGTGATTTCTTATTAGTTTTAGAACATTTTAAAccgtacaaattttatttgttaataagGATTAACagttgattttaaaaaatacacttCGCACTAGCCGTACGGCTACGCGTAGTTTCGTCGTGTTGTCATCTATCATTGGCATTTTCTGGTTCGGAGTCTATTGTTCGAAACTTCTTGCGAAAAAGTGTTTCCGTGTTGCTCAAACCGCacatatataaactatttttaatagttcgatttcagttttgttattttatcttatgaaaaattataataaaaaaaagataactGTCAGTTGACAGCTGGCAGATGTGAAAcatcgaaattattttatacaagtaaTAGGTTAAAATGTACAGATTATGACAGGAACTAAATATGGTACACAATGAAAGAATACAATATTATGAATTTTTCCAGAAAATGATGACGGATAGTTTattcaataaacatttattttctttatatacaaaattttatccaaatatttgtttaaaatcacGCCAATTCTATTATTTTCATCAGTGACTTCCGTAATAGTTACATTCGAAGTTTCCTCTGACGGTATTACTGTGACAATTGGTCGATGAtaactgaaaaattttacaaaagtattagACATCACATTatcaatacatatatgtaataaatacaGCATCTATTGTTGTCATATCTTGTAGTACATTCTCTCGGATTGTTGTTTATTTCCCATTGAAATTCTTCTTGGAGGAACGATATTAATGGCATATTCCCATGTACACACATAATATATTATTGTCGCCGTGGCGATACAGGCCGTGGTTACAATCACCAcgctatattattattattatggaatatacatatgtagcagaGAACGCAAAATAATAGGGGTTAGGGATATTTCACTTTgaatttcatcattcataatgattttttttattgagttataaaattcataagaaataaaaaaattcccaaaaataatcaaactttaactgttagtATCTtctaaacggttgggtttacgaaaaaatcataggagACCTTTTTGtaaagcattcaatttcctataaaatctaaggaacaagatattttttcaagtagttggaagcgagatattaatttttctatctcataataagaaaaaatagaaaactataTGTAGGAGGACcctcccgttacaattaagaactcatatttggagaggctttctaagaggtgtctaggaacctattttttccgagtaccaacgaaaaaaaaaattttttttgaatcaccctaatacatacatatgtatattttctatatattttatatcaaaccACACAAGCATACacgtacaaattgaactatttcatgaCGAATTCTTTAACATCTTTGGATCTTATGTTTATGCTGttacctaaatatttaattaatgtaggttCAATatgttatacacatatata belongs to Bactrocera dorsalis isolate Fly_Bdor chromosome 1, ASM2337382v1, whole genome shotgun sequence and includes:
- the LOC125775356 gene encoding uncharacterized protein LOC125775356, with product MECIDTNIYTAAQLREWLKRLGLPTNGNKSALAIRLGDVPAVERGDCPSFAGEEVESVGVGESPLEETAERDLVTQNEFLTKEVERLKLVIVQLGSGSVVGGAAGVTERDDSVNGDVTNVSATYNRQANIQHATINGGGASNDGGALNNGSSASNDGGALNNGSSALNDGGALKDNDALNSDGAVGTVRNEKDSATVRNVGAIPLEMVKDLLPEYEGGPNFNIWIQQLRSAGKVFNLDHSALRAVMISKLKGSARVWLHARPLFITENIDSLVAEMQAVFAPTHNKLLLRKQFEARKWSVGETFQKYYNEKVLLSDPLNMDECELIDHIVEGMPDEQLRNQAYIQCYTTRVQLLQAFGRVELKRDSMQMPRTNVRCFNCNSFGHMAVACRKPKREVGACYGCGSMEHKVATCPTRIQNNRADESPYNAS